The following are encoded in a window of Candidatus Gastranaerophilales bacterium genomic DNA:
- a CDS encoding ATP synthase F0 subunit C, whose amino-acid sequence MSVEQVAAQGLDLAKLGAGIAIGFGAVGAGLGLGIATKGLMEAISRQPEIAGQALIYFIIGAGLAEATAIYALFIALQLIG is encoded by the coding sequence AGCAGCTCAAGGTTTAGATTTAGCAAAATTAGGCGCAGGTATTGCTATCGGTTTTGGTGCGGTAGGTGCAGGGCTTGGGCTTGGTATTGCCACAAAAGGTCTAATGGAAGCTATCTCAAGACAACCTGAAATTGCGGGGCAAGCTTTGATTTACTTCATTATCGGTGCGGGGCTGGCTGAAGCAACTGCAATCTATGCGTTATTTATAGCTTTGCAACTTATAGGATAG
- the atpA gene encoding F0F1 ATP synthase subunit alpha, which translates to MATIRPDEITAIIKSKIENYNSQTEVENSGSVLEVGDGIARIYGLKNVMSSELVEFDDGHQTLGIALNLEEDNIGAVILGDYTNIKEGMSVKSTGEIAAIPVGDGLIGRIINPVGQPIDGKGEIHYTKVRPIERIAPGIVKRKSVQEPLQTGLTAIDALTPIGRGQRELIIGDRQTGKTAIALDTIINQKNTGVICIYVAIGQKTSSVAQIAKTLEEKGAMDYTIIVSAAAHESAPLQYITPFAGAAIGEEFMDNGKSVLIIYDDLTRHAQAYRAMSLLLRRPPGREAYPGDVFYLHSRLLERAAKLSDKEGGGSMTALPIVETQAGDVSAYIPTNVISITDGQIFLETDLFNSGVRPAINPGISVSRVGGAAQTKAIKSVAGKLRLDLAQYRELEAFAQFASDLDKATQNQLKRGEKLIEVLKQPQYKPLSVAQQVSILFAVNQGSLDDVPNNKIAALRAEWFDYMNANLPELEAELNKGTALSDETKAKMTEGINKVKSLMLTVN; encoded by the coding sequence ATGGCTACAATAAGACCTGATGAAATCACGGCAATTATTAAATCAAAAATTGAAAACTACAATTCTCAAACCGAAGTTGAGAACTCCGGAAGCGTACTTGAAGTTGGTGACGGTATTGCAAGAATATACGGTCTAAAAAACGTTATGTCTTCCGAGCTTGTTGAATTTGATGACGGACACCAAACACTGGGTATTGCGCTTAACCTTGAAGAGGATAACATCGGCGCGGTTATTTTGGGAGATTATACCAACATCAAAGAAGGAATGAGCGTTAAATCCACGGGTGAAATTGCAGCTATTCCCGTAGGGGATGGTCTTATAGGCAGGATTATCAACCCTGTAGGTCAGCCAATAGACGGCAAAGGCGAAATCCACTATACGAAAGTCCGCCCTATCGAAAGAATTGCCCCCGGCATCGTTAAAAGAAAGTCAGTTCAGGAACCGCTTCAAACAGGTTTGACGGCTATTGATGCTTTAACTCCCATCGGCAGAGGTCAGCGTGAATTAATCATCGGCGACAGACAAACAGGCAAAACAGCTATTGCGTTAGACACCATCATCAACCAAAAAAATACCGGTGTAATCTGTATATACGTAGCAATCGGACAAAAAACAAGCTCGGTGGCACAAATAGCCAAAACTCTTGAAGAAAAAGGCGCGATGGATTACACAATAATAGTATCTGCAGCAGCCCATGAATCAGCTCCGCTGCAATATATAACACCGTTTGCAGGCGCTGCCATCGGTGAAGAATTTATGGATAACGGCAAATCCGTGTTAATTATCTACGATGATTTAACCCGCCACGCACAAGCATACCGTGCAATGAGTCTTCTTCTGAGAAGACCTCCGGGCAGAGAAGCCTATCCCGGCGATGTATTCTACCTTCACTCAAGATTGCTTGAAAGAGCGGCAAAGCTCTCTGATAAAGAAGGCGGCGGCAGCATGACAGCCCTTCCTATTGTAGAAACACAAGCCGGCGACGTATCGGCTTATATCCCTACAAACGTAATCAGTATTACAGACGGTCAGATTTTTCTGGAAACAGATTTGTTTAACTCCGGTGTAAGACCGGCTATAAATCCCGGTATATCAGTATCGCGTGTAGGCGGAGCTGCTCAAACTAAAGCTATTAAATCTGTAGCAGGCAAGTTAAGACTTGACCTTGCACAATACAGAGAGTTAGAAGCTTTTGCACAGTTTGCAAGCGACCTTGATAAAGCTACCCAAAACCAGCTTAAACGAGGTGAAAAACTTATTGAAGTTTTAAAACAGCCTCAATATAAACCGCTCAGTGTTGCTCAGCAGGTATCAATTTTGTTTGCGGTCAATCAAGGCTCGTTGGATGATGTTCCAAACAATAAAATTGCAGCGCTTCGTGCAGAATGGTTTGATTATATGAATGCAAACCTTCCTGAACTTGAAGCTGAATTGAATAAAGGTACGGCCTTAAGCGATGAAACAAAAGCAAAAATGACAGAGGGTATTAATAAGGTAAAAAGCCTTATGCTGACAGTAAATTAG
- a CDS encoding helix-turn-helix transcriptional regulator, with amino-acid sequence MKKELARKFGLRVKFERMKKDLTQEQLAELADISRATITKLEKNLSSPTLDIVEDIARALGYEPYELFIFKDLEI; translated from the coding sequence ATGAAAAAAGAATTAGCTAGAAAATTTGGATTAAGGGTTAAATTCGAGCGAATGAAAAAGGATTTAACACAAGAACAGCTTGCTGAATTGGCGGATATTAGCCGTGCAACAATTACAAAATTAGAAAAAAATCTTTCCTCGCCTACTCTTGATATTGTCGAGGATATAGCAAGGGCTTTGGGTTATGAGCCTTATGAACTTTTTATTTTTAAAGATTTAGAAATCTAA
- a CDS encoding YkgJ family cysteine cluster protein, giving the protein MTDEQENLGINRPQRLCRMCGRCCIAIIPAYSHEELIELAKQGEGEASTFIDIFKRYDNIAAARNACPEHVDQVLEELRKSPGYDESKISFYYCPHLDENKLCKIHKTRPGACRKAPANAWSLMPPNCGFEGWQFNKKEETKRTVRKLKEYLYECQILYAEGEIPGKNMTTTELENLIKEKIKPWEEYGSYHW; this is encoded by the coding sequence ATGACGGACGAACAAGAAAACCTGGGAATTAACAGACCTCAAAGACTTTGTCGTATGTGCGGCAGATGTTGTATTGCAATAATTCCCGCCTATTCTCATGAAGAGCTTATAGAACTTGCAAAACAAGGTGAGGGGGAAGCTTCCACCTTTATAGATATTTTTAAACGCTATGACAACATAGCAGCAGCCAGAAATGCCTGTCCCGAGCATGTAGACCAAGTTCTGGAAGAATTAAGAAAATCCCCCGGCTACGATGAATCAAAAATAAGCTTTTACTACTGCCCGCACCTTGATGAAAATAAATTATGTAAAATTCACAAAACAAGACCCGGGGCCTGTAGAAAAGCTCCTGCCAATGCCTGGTCGTTAATGCCGCCCAATTGCGGGTTTGAAGGCTGGCAATTTAATAAAAAAGAGGAAACAAAACGAACTGTACGTAAGTTGAAGGAATATTTGTATGAATGCCAAATACTCTACGCAGAAGGTGAAATCCCGGGTAAAAATATGACAACAACAGAGCTTGAAAATCTTATCAAAGAAAAAATCAAACCTTGGGAAGAATACGGCTCTTACCATTGGTAG
- the atpH gene encoding ATP synthase F1 subunit delta, translating to MAENTTKINNKLSSLARRYSKALIKTAQEKNELDTVFNDLKLVDETYSNSSDMAEFLLHPVVTINDKKDVLKSVFDGKISNITLNFLFLLVDENKINLLPTIIYTYEEEYDEIKNIVKVEVISAIEIDEDLKTSLKAKLENKLQKEIKPEYKTDPSILAGLMLKFRDKIIDASLANKLKHFEKQLV from the coding sequence ATGGCGGAAAACACTACAAAAATAAATAATAAACTATCTTCGCTGGCAAGAAGATACTCTAAAGCTCTTATTAAAACAGCACAAGAAAAAAACGAGCTTGATACAGTATTTAACGACCTTAAATTAGTCGATGAAACTTATTCAAATTCCTCTGATATGGCAGAATTTTTACTCCATCCGGTTGTTACAATAAATGACAAAAAAGATGTTTTAAAATCAGTATTTGATGGCAAAATATCAAATATAACACTGAATTTTTTATTTTTGCTGGTTGATGAAAACAAGATTAATTTGCTTCCGACTATTATCTACACTTACGAAGAAGAATATGATGAAATCAAGAATATAGTAAAGGTTGAAGTAATTTCCGCAATAGAAATAGACGAAGATTTAAAAACCTCTCTTAAAGCAAAACTTGAAAATAAACTTCAAAAAGAAATCAAACCTGAATATAAAACAGACCCTTCTATCCTTGCAGGGTTAATGTTAAAATTTCGGGATAAAATAATAGATGCCTCTTTGGCAAATAAACTTAAACATTTTGAAAAGCAATTAGTATAA
- a CDS encoding PilZ domain-containing protein, translating to MVDIYKFLTKDTKLEIVYTDKLGVSFILNSEIKEVQEDKILIAKPLPLEENVTIEENGKIRIIICTEIGIFSGNASILKRDFGPGQDVFISFPYNNQHCQRREYVRVPIHTTLELSMFKEGSLVLKQAFKTKNLSGKGCCFISQKELPQADKMKVLLNIEDEQLDLVCEKVYTREVHLNNDKIFLNALNFTNIQTDDINKIIRACFKFQLEQRRNEKLFSSI from the coding sequence ATGGTTGATATTTACAAATTTTTAACAAAAGATACAAAGTTGGAAATAGTCTATACTGACAAACTTGGTGTTTCTTTTATTTTAAACAGCGAAATAAAAGAAGTTCAGGAAGATAAGATACTTATAGCAAAGCCCCTGCCTTTGGAAGAAAATGTAACCATTGAAGAAAACGGGAAAATAAGGATAATTATTTGTACAGAGATAGGAATATTTTCAGGTAACGCAAGTATATTAAAAAGAGATTTCGGTCCCGGGCAGGATGTATTTATAAGCTTTCCTTATAATAATCAGCATTGCCAAAGACGTGAATATGTAAGAGTTCCTATCCATACCACACTGGAGCTGAGTATGTTTAAAGAAGGTTCTTTGGTATTAAAACAGGCGTTTAAAACAAAAAATTTATCGGGAAAAGGCTGCTGTTTTATATCGCAAAAAGAACTGCCGCAAGCTGATAAAATGAAAGTTCTTCTGAACATAGAAGATGAGCAGCTCGATTTGGTATGTGAGAAAGTTTACACCAGAGAAGTACACCTGAACAATGACAAAATATTTTTAAATGCACTTAACTTCACCAATATTCAAACAGATGATATTAACAAAATTATAAGAGCCTGCTTTAAATTTCAATTGGAACAAAGAAGAAACGAAAAATTATTCAGCTCCATCTGA
- the glmU gene encoding bifunctional UDP-N-acetylglucosamine diphosphorylase/glucosamine-1-phosphate N-acetyltransferase GlmU: MTTDEIRSIILAAGKGTRMKSGIPKVLHSIMGKTLLERVINATLKAEDIKQTYVIVGHEAQTVTDLVEKQYPLKNVMTVLQEPQLGTGDAVFKCYNHLGDFQGSVMVVCGDTPLIRTETIEKFLDSHRQSGAVLTVMTAVVANPINYGRIIRDDNGDVLRIVEEKDATPSQKAIKEINAGIYCFDWQKIAPVFAELTPNNVQGEIYLTDIIDWSVRQGYKTNAYVLEDNLEVFGINSQKQLARAAVLLKNRKLEELMSNGVTIVDPMMTWISPETEIGNDSMVYPNCYIDGENFLGERNTIGPNTIIKGNVETADNVKIFCSHVSDAVIAENVTIGPFAHIRDGVEIADKVRIGNFVEVKKSYIDNRSKVAHLSYIGDTKIGRDVNIGAGTITANYNSITQEKCKTIIADGASIGANSVLVAPVKIEKNAMIGALSVITEDVPENALAVTRSKLKVFNDWVKNKVKSLTK, from the coding sequence ATGACAACTGACGAAATTCGCTCTATAATCCTTGCGGCGGGCAAAGGAACTAGAATGAAATCCGGTATCCCAAAGGTATTGCACAGTATTATGGGTAAAACCCTTTTAGAGAGGGTAATTAATGCCACATTAAAGGCAGAAGATATTAAGCAGACTTACGTTATCGTCGGACATGAAGCCCAAACGGTAACAGACCTCGTAGAGAAACAATACCCGTTGAAAAACGTCATGACCGTACTTCAGGAACCGCAGCTGGGAACAGGTGATGCTGTTTTTAAATGTTATAATCATTTGGGAGACTTCCAGGGCAGCGTTATGGTAGTGTGCGGAGACACTCCTTTAATAAGGACAGAAACCATTGAAAAGTTTCTTGACTCGCATCGCCAGTCAGGAGCTGTTTTAACCGTAATGACAGCTGTTGTGGCAAACCCCATAAATTACGGCAGAATCATCAGAGATGATAACGGTGATGTCCTTAGAATTGTTGAAGAAAAAGACGCTACACCCTCTCAAAAAGCAATAAAAGAAATTAATGCAGGAATATATTGTTTTGATTGGCAAAAAATCGCACCTGTATTTGCAGAATTAACGCCTAATAATGTGCAGGGCGAAATTTATTTAACCGACATAATCGACTGGTCGGTAAGACAGGGCTATAAAACAAACGCTTATGTTCTTGAAGATAATCTGGAAGTATTCGGAATCAATTCCCAAAAACAGCTTGCAAGAGCCGCGGTTTTGTTGAAAAACCGTAAGCTTGAAGAATTAATGAGTAACGGTGTCACCATTGTAGACCCTATGATGACCTGGATTTCTCCTGAAACAGAAATAGGCAATGATTCCATGGTTTATCCCAACTGCTATATTGACGGAGAAAATTTTCTCGGAGAAAGAAATACTATAGGACCTAATACTATTATCAAAGGTAACGTAGAAACAGCCGATAACGTTAAAATATTCTGCTCGCATGTAAGCGATGCTGTTATAGCAGAAAACGTGACCATAGGACCTTTTGCCCATATCAGGGATGGCGTGGAAATAGCAGACAAAGTAAGAATAGGTAACTTTGTGGAAGTAAAAAAATCCTACATTGACAATCGCTCAAAAGTAGCCCATCTGAGCTACATAGGTGATACCAAAATAGGACGGGACGTCAATATAGGCGCAGGTACAATAACCGCCAACTACAATTCTATAACTCAGGAAAAATGCAAAACCATAATTGCAGACGGAGCAAGCATTGGTGCTAACAGCGTACTTGTGGCGCCTGTTAAAATTGAAAAAAATGCAATGATAGGAGCATTAAGCGTAATTACCGAAGATGTTCCCGAAAATGCCCTTGCTGTAACAAGAAGCAAGTTAAAAGTCTTTAATGACTGGGTAAAAAACAAAGTAAAGAGTCTGACAAAATAA
- a CDS encoding ribose-phosphate pyrophosphokinase, with protein MDTKTTIKPTHDIKIFSGRANPKLAKDIAEYLGTTVGPMIIKNFADGEIYIKVQESVRGDDIFILQPLCKPVNENLMELLIIIDAFKRASAKSITAVIPYYGYARQDRKTSGREAITAKLVADLITTAGTDRVLTMDLHTGQIQGYFNILVDHLQSLPIFVEYIKNKKIPPEELVLVSPDAGGVERTRHFANVLGNIPIAFIDKRREEHNVAKVEYVIGDVKSKVAVLFDDMIDTAGTISEGANLLKRCGAKEVFVCASHPVFSGPAIERLEKSCAKEIIVTNTIPLDVEKLPKKIIQLNVARLLGKAITRIHDDESVSSLFE; from the coding sequence ATGGACACTAAAACAACCATTAAACCCACACATGATATAAAAATATTTTCGGGCAGGGCTAACCCTAAACTTGCTAAAGATATAGCCGAATATTTGGGAACTACTGTAGGACCTATGATTATTAAGAATTTTGCCGATGGTGAAATTTATATCAAAGTTCAGGAAAGTGTACGTGGTGATGATATTTTTATATTACAGCCGCTGTGTAAGCCCGTTAACGAAAACTTAATGGAACTTTTAATAATAATTGATGCCTTTAAAAGAGCCAGTGCAAAATCTATCACTGCCGTTATTCCTTACTACGGATACGCAAGACAAGACCGCAAAACTTCCGGCAGAGAAGCTATTACGGCAAAGCTTGTGGCCGACTTAATTACAACAGCCGGCACTGACAGGGTATTAACCATGGATTTACATACGGGACAAATCCAGGGATATTTTAATATTTTGGTTGACCATCTTCAATCTTTGCCTATTTTTGTTGAATACATAAAAAACAAAAAAATTCCTCCGGAAGAATTGGTGCTGGTAAGCCCTGATGCAGGCGGGGTAGAAAGGACGAGGCACTTCGCAAATGTTTTGGGCAATATTCCTATCGCATTTATCGACAAAAGGCGCGAAGAGCATAATGTAGCAAAAGTAGAATATGTTATCGGTGATGTTAAAAGCAAAGTAGCTGTACTCTTTGATGATATGATAGATACAGCAGGCACTATAAGCGAAGGAGCAAATCTGTTAAAAAGATGCGGGGCAAAAGAAGTATTTGTCTGCGCTTCGCACCCTGTATTCAGCGGACCTGCCATAGAACGGTTGGAAAAATCCTGTGCCAAAGAAATTATTGTTACCAATACCATTCCTTTAGATGTTGAAAAACTACCTAAAAAAATAATACAATTAAATGTAGCACGGTTACTTGGAAAAGCAATTACAAGAATTCACGATGATGAATCTGTAAGCTCTTTATTTGAATAG
- the atpG gene encoding ATP synthase F1 subunit gamma produces MANLRDIKTRIKSVKSTGKITQAMKMVAASKVKKTEKSAKESRPYALSLIKVFSEVLNSRPDIETNKKFKNAIENYPKLLTKRDIKTVGLFVITSDKGLAGAYNTNIVKRTTETVDKLQKEGLGVKLFVVGLKGISALKKIYFNTEVEIVKKYSKIPPIVTIEIANMVAEDLATAFVNEQIDKIEVITTKFKTMLSYSVESFDLLPVNPPDNKEVKLNGEMIFEPSEGAVLQKIVPLYLSNIVFTSLREAMASELASRMNAMSNATKNAEEMARSLSIEYNKARQYSITQDILEVVSGANAIE; encoded by the coding sequence ATGGCAAATCTAAGAGACATAAAGACCAGAATAAAAAGCGTTAAAAGTACGGGTAAGATTACCCAGGCTATGAAAATGGTTGCGGCTTCCAAAGTAAAAAAAACAGAAAAGTCAGCCAAGGAATCCCGCCCTTATGCATTAAGCCTTATAAAAGTTTTCAGCGAAGTACTCAACTCCAGACCTGATATAGAAACCAATAAGAAATTCAAAAACGCAATAGAAAACTACCCTAAACTACTTACAAAACGTGATATTAAGACGGTAGGTTTGTTTGTAATAACTTCTGACAAAGGTTTGGCGGGTGCTTATAATACCAATATTGTCAAACGCACAACAGAAACCGTTGATAAACTGCAAAAAGAAGGGTTAGGGGTTAAATTATTTGTTGTCGGATTAAAAGGTATCTCGGCGCTAAAGAAAATTTATTTTAATACAGAAGTCGAAATTGTAAAAAAATATTCTAAAATTCCACCTATTGTTACGATAGAAATAGCAAATATGGTAGCTGAAGACTTAGCAACAGCTTTTGTAAATGAACAAATAGATAAAATCGAAGTAATAACAACAAAATTTAAAACAATGCTTTCTTACAGCGTAGAGTCTTTTGACCTTTTGCCTGTTAATCCTCCTGACAATAAAGAAGTAAAACTCAACGGCGAAATGATTTTTGAACCGTCAGAAGGGGCTGTTCTGCAAAAAATCGTTCCTTTATATTTATCAAACATAGTATTTACTTCTTTAAGAGAGGCAATGGCATCAGAGCTTGCAAGCAGAATGAACGCTATGAGCAACGCTACCAAAAATGCCGAAGAAATGGCTCGCTCTTTATCAATAGAATACAACAAGGCGCGTCAATACTCTATTACTCAAGATATTTTGGAAGTTGTAAGCGGTGCAAACGCTATAGAATAG